One Phaseolus vulgaris cultivar G19833 chromosome 2, P. vulgaris v2.0, whole genome shotgun sequence DNA window includes the following coding sequences:
- the LOC137809567 gene encoding probable starch synthase 4, chloroplastic/amyloplastic isoform X4, which produces MASKLSTSFVCWNLSGFNCVNRSNGNGRIVRVSFPASCKMRNRSTFSLQNKRQQIKPSTEVGLRQNQVEEEDSVVSFNNDDSVDKTKETTAPSAEQLSSEQLEDFLGMIRKAEKNILLLNQARVRALKDLEKILVEKDALRGEINVLEIRLAETDAQIKLATEEKVHVELLEQQLEKLRNELVEKGSTEAVYEESRDLQNGDLRDAHPLSNKGISHALSKEFNSLRTENASLKNAIESFKTQFSIVKNNDGRLVALENERSSLESALKDLESKLCSQEDASKLSTLTVECKDLWGKVENLQSLLDKATKQADQAFIVLQQNQDLRRKVDKLETSLEEANIYKLSSEKLQNYNELMKQKIKLLEDRLQKSDQELNSYVQLYQNSVKEFQDTLDTLNLKEESKGRTAEEPVEDMSWEFWSKLLLLIDGWALEKKISVDDASLLREKVRRRERRICETFLAYEEESEHEAVSAFLGLLSSATSPGLHVIHITAEMAPVAKVGGLADVVTGLGKALQKKGHLVEIVLPKYDCMQYDRVCNLRALDVLIESHFDGQLYKNKIWVGTVEGLPVYFIEPLHPDKFFWRGEYYGEHDDFKRFSFFSRAALDFLLQTGKKPDIIHCHDWQTAFIAPLYWEIFVNKGLNSARICFTCHNFEYQGTAAASELDSCGLVSKSLNRSDRMQDNSAPHKVNSVKGGIVFSNIVTTVSPTYAQEVRTKEGGHGLDSTLSSHFRKFIGILNGIDTDAWNPASDVFLPVQYNAADLQGKVENKQALRRRLGLSSADVTRPLVGCITRLVPQKGVHLIRHAIYLTLELGGQFVLLGSSPVPSIQKEFESIANKFKNHDHVRLILKYDEPLSHEIYAASDMFIIPSIFEPCGLTQMISMRYGAIPIVRKTGGLNDSVFDVDDDTIPSQFQNGFTFANADEQGLKGALVRALNLYKNNPESWKQLVQKDMNIDFSWGTSAAQYEKLYSMSVARARAAKRA; this is translated from the exons ATGGCGTCGAAGCTGAGTACGTCTTTCGTGTGCTGGAACCTGAGTGGTTTCAACTGCGTGAACCGCTCTAACGGCAATGGTAGGATAGTTCGAGTTTCGTTTCCAGCTTCTTGCAAAATGCGAAACCGCTCCACTTTCAG TTTGCAGAATAAGAGGCAACAGATCAAGCCTTCCACTGAGGTAGGTCTCCGTCAAAATCAAGTCGAGGAAGAAGATTCAGTGGTTTCATTCAACAACGATGATTCTGTGGACAAGACAAAAGAAACGACGGCGCCTTCG GCTGAACAGTTGTCTAGTGAGCAACTTGAGGATTTTCTGGGCATGATAAGAAAAGCAGAGAAAA ACATTCTTCTTTTAAATCAGGCTAGAGTTCGTGCACTTAAAGATCTTGAAAAGATTCTTGTTGAAAAGGATGCATTGCGAGGAGAGATCAATGTCTTAGAGATTAGATTGGCTGAGACTGATGCACAAATTAAACTTGCCACCGAGGAAAAAGTACACGTGGAACTATTGGAGCAGCAGTTAGAAAAACTTCGTAATGAGTTGGTCGAAAAGGGAAGTACTGAAGCAGTATATGAAGAATCGCGTGACCTTCAAAATGGAGATTTGAGGGATGCACACCCTCTCAGTAATAAGGGTATTTCTCATGCCCTTAGTAAGGAATTTAATTCATTAAGGACAGAAAATGCATCTTTGAAGAATGCCatagaatcatttaaaacacaGTTTAGTATTGTCAAGAATAATGATGGACGTTTGGTGGCATTGGAAAATGAACGGTCATCTTTGGAATCGGCCCTAAAAGACTTGGAATCAAAACTATGTTCTCAAGAGGATGCATCAAAACTTTCTACACTTACAGTTGAATGCAAGGATTTATGGGGTAAGGTTGAAAATTTGCAATCATTGCTAGATAAAGCAACCAAACAAGCTGATCAAGCTTTTATTGTGCTGCAACAAAACCAGGATCTTCGGAGGAAGGTTGATAAATTGGAAACATCTCTTGAAGAAGCTAATATCTATAAGCTATCATCTGAGAAATTGCAAAACTATAATGAACTAATGAAACAAAAGATAAAACTATTGGAGGACCGTCTTCAAAAATCAGATCAAGAGTTAAATTCTTATGTTCAGCTATATCAAAACTCAGTAAAGGAATTTCAAGATACACTTGATACTCTGAATCTGAAAGAAGAAAGCAAGGGAAGGACAGCGGAAGAACCAGTGGAAGATATGTCATGGGAATTTTGGAGTAAACTGTTACTTCTAATTGATGGTTGGgcgttagaaaagaaaatatcagTGGATGATGCAAGTCTTCTGAGAGAAAAGGTGAGAAGAAGAGAAAGGCGTATTTGTGAAACATTTCTGGCATACGAAGAAGAGAGTGAACATGAGGCTGTTTCTGCATTTCTTGGTCTTTTATCATCTGCAACAAG TCCAGGATTACATGTGATTCATATTACAGCAGAGATGGCACCAGTGGCTAAG GTTGGTGGTTTGGCGGATGTTGTCACTGGTCTAGGTAAAGCACTGCAAAAGAAAGGACACCTTGTCGAAATTGTGCTTCCCAAATATGATTGTATGCAATATGATCGTGTCTGCAACTTAAGG GCTTTGGATGTGCTCATTGAATCACACTTTGATGgtcaattatataaaaataaaatatgggtTGGCACTGTTGAAG GTCTTCCTGTTTATTTCATTGAGCCCCTCCATCCTGATAAGTTCTTTTGGAGAGGAGAATATTATGGCGAGCATGATGATTTCAAACGATTTTCATTTTTTAGCCGTGCTGCTCTTGATTTTCTTCTGCAAACTGGCAAGAAGCCAGACATCATTCATTGCCATGATTGGCAGACAGCATTTATT GCTCCTCTGTACTGGGAGATATTTGTAAATAAAGGATTAAATTCAGCTAGGATATGCTTTACATGCCACAACTTTGAGTATCAGGGGACTGCAGCAGCTTCAGAGTTAGACTCATGCGGTCTTGTTAGCAAAAGTCTAAACAGATCAGATAGGATGCAGGACAACTCAGCACCTCATAAAGTTAATTCAGTCAAG GGTGGGATTGTTTTCTCAAACATTGTGACAACAGTTTCACCTACTTATGCCCAAGAAGTGAGAACTAAAGAG GGAGGGCATGGTCTCGATTCAACACTCTCTTCTCACTTCAGAAAGTTCATTGGTATTCTTAATGGTATTGATACTGATGCATGGAATCCTGCCAGTGATGTATTTCTTCCAGTTCAGTACAATGCAGCTGATCTGCAAGGGAAAGTAGAGAATAAGCAAGCCTTGAGAAGGAGACTAGGTCTTTCATCTGCAGATGTTACGAGGCCATTG GTTGGTTGTATAACAAGATTGGTTCCGCAAAAAGGTGTTCATCTTATTAGACATGCAATATATCTAACATTGGAGTTAGGAGGACAATTTGTTCTACTTGGTTCAAGTCCAGTTCCATCTATTCAG aaAGAGTTTGAGAGCATTGCCAACAAGTTTAAGAATCATGATCACGTAAGGTTGATATTGAAGTATGATGAACCTCTCTCTCATGAAATTTATGCTGCATCTGACATGTTCATCATTCCATCAATCTTTGAACCTTGCGGGCTAACACAG ATGATATCAATGAGATATGGTGCCATACCTATTGTCAGAAAAACCGGTGGCCTAAATGACAG TGTTTTTGATGTGGATGACGATACAATACCTTCACAGTTTCAAAATGGATTTACATTTGCGAATGCTGATGAGCAG GGATTGAAGGGTGCTTTGGTACGAGCATTGAATCTCTATAAGAACAATCCTGAGAGTTGGAAACAACTTGTTCAGAAGGATATGAACATAGATTTCAGCTGGGGAACATCAGCAGCACAATATGAAAAGCTCTACTCAATGTCTGTGGCAAGAGCGAGGGCAGCAAAACGTGCGTAA
- the LOC137809567 gene encoding probable starch synthase 4, chloroplastic/amyloplastic isoform X2, whose amino-acid sequence MASKLSTSFVCWNLSGFNCVNRSNGNGRIVRVSFPASCKMRNRSTFSLQNKRQQIKPSTEVGLRQNQVEEEDSVVSFNNDDSVDKTKETTAPSAININGAEQAEQLSSEQLEDFLGMIRKAEKNILLLNQARVRALKDLEKILVEKDALRGEINVLEIRLAETDAQIKLATEEKVHVELLEQQLEKLRNELVEKGSTEAVYEESRDLQNGDLRDAHPLSNKGISHALSKEFNSLRTENASLKNAIESFKTQFSIVKNNDGRLVALENERSSLESALKDLESKLCSQEDASKLSTLTVECKDLWGKVENLQSLLDKATKQADQAFIVLQQNQDLRRKVDKLETSLEEANIYKLSSEKLQNYNELMKQKIKLLEDRLQKSDQELNSYVQLYQNSVKEFQDTLDTLNLKEESKGRTAEEPVEDMSWEFWSKLLLLIDGWALEKKISVDDASLLREKVRRRERRICETFLAYEEESEHEAVSAFLGLLSSATSPGLHVIHITAEMAPVAKVGGLADVVTGLGKALQKKGHLVEIVLPKYDCMQYDRVCNLRALDVLIESHFDGQLYKNKIWVGTVEGLPVYFIEPLHPDKFFWRGEYYGEHDDFKRFSFFSRAALDFLLQTGKKPDIIHCHDWQTAFIAPLYWEIFVNKGLNSARICFTCHNFEYQGTAAASELDSCGLVSKSLNRSDRMQDNSAPHKVNSVKGGIVFSNIVTTVSPTYAQEVRTKEGGHGLDSTLSSHFRKFIGILNGIDTDAWNPASDVFLPVQYNAADLQGKVENKQALRRRLGLSSADVTRPLVGCITRLVPQKGVHLIRHAIYLTLELGGQFVLLGSSPVPSIQKEFESIANKFKNHDHVRLILKYDEPLSHEIYAASDMFIIPSIFEPCGLTQMISMRYGAIPIVRKTGGLNDSVFDVDDDTIPSQFQNGFTFANADEQGLKGALVRALNLYKNNPESWKQLVQKDMNIDFSWGTSAAQYEKLYSMSVARARAAKRA is encoded by the exons ATGGCGTCGAAGCTGAGTACGTCTTTCGTGTGCTGGAACCTGAGTGGTTTCAACTGCGTGAACCGCTCTAACGGCAATGGTAGGATAGTTCGAGTTTCGTTTCCAGCTTCTTGCAAAATGCGAAACCGCTCCACTTTCAG TTTGCAGAATAAGAGGCAACAGATCAAGCCTTCCACTGAGGTAGGTCTCCGTCAAAATCAAGTCGAGGAAGAAGATTCAGTGGTTTCATTCAACAACGATGATTCTGTGGACAAGACAAAAGAAACGACGGCGCCTTCG GCCATAAACATAAATGGAGCAGAGCAGGCTGAACAGTTGTCTAGTGAGCAACTTGAGGATTTTCTGGGCATGATAAGAAAAGCAGAGAAAA ACATTCTTCTTTTAAATCAGGCTAGAGTTCGTGCACTTAAAGATCTTGAAAAGATTCTTGTTGAAAAGGATGCATTGCGAGGAGAGATCAATGTCTTAGAGATTAGATTGGCTGAGACTGATGCACAAATTAAACTTGCCACCGAGGAAAAAGTACACGTGGAACTATTGGAGCAGCAGTTAGAAAAACTTCGTAATGAGTTGGTCGAAAAGGGAAGTACTGAAGCAGTATATGAAGAATCGCGTGACCTTCAAAATGGAGATTTGAGGGATGCACACCCTCTCAGTAATAAGGGTATTTCTCATGCCCTTAGTAAGGAATTTAATTCATTAAGGACAGAAAATGCATCTTTGAAGAATGCCatagaatcatttaaaacacaGTTTAGTATTGTCAAGAATAATGATGGACGTTTGGTGGCATTGGAAAATGAACGGTCATCTTTGGAATCGGCCCTAAAAGACTTGGAATCAAAACTATGTTCTCAAGAGGATGCATCAAAACTTTCTACACTTACAGTTGAATGCAAGGATTTATGGGGTAAGGTTGAAAATTTGCAATCATTGCTAGATAAAGCAACCAAACAAGCTGATCAAGCTTTTATTGTGCTGCAACAAAACCAGGATCTTCGGAGGAAGGTTGATAAATTGGAAACATCTCTTGAAGAAGCTAATATCTATAAGCTATCATCTGAGAAATTGCAAAACTATAATGAACTAATGAAACAAAAGATAAAACTATTGGAGGACCGTCTTCAAAAATCAGATCAAGAGTTAAATTCTTATGTTCAGCTATATCAAAACTCAGTAAAGGAATTTCAAGATACACTTGATACTCTGAATCTGAAAGAAGAAAGCAAGGGAAGGACAGCGGAAGAACCAGTGGAAGATATGTCATGGGAATTTTGGAGTAAACTGTTACTTCTAATTGATGGTTGGgcgttagaaaagaaaatatcagTGGATGATGCAAGTCTTCTGAGAGAAAAGGTGAGAAGAAGAGAAAGGCGTATTTGTGAAACATTTCTGGCATACGAAGAAGAGAGTGAACATGAGGCTGTTTCTGCATTTCTTGGTCTTTTATCATCTGCAACAAG TCCAGGATTACATGTGATTCATATTACAGCAGAGATGGCACCAGTGGCTAAG GTTGGTGGTTTGGCGGATGTTGTCACTGGTCTAGGTAAAGCACTGCAAAAGAAAGGACACCTTGTCGAAATTGTGCTTCCCAAATATGATTGTATGCAATATGATCGTGTCTGCAACTTAAGG GCTTTGGATGTGCTCATTGAATCACACTTTGATGgtcaattatataaaaataaaatatgggtTGGCACTGTTGAAG GTCTTCCTGTTTATTTCATTGAGCCCCTCCATCCTGATAAGTTCTTTTGGAGAGGAGAATATTATGGCGAGCATGATGATTTCAAACGATTTTCATTTTTTAGCCGTGCTGCTCTTGATTTTCTTCTGCAAACTGGCAAGAAGCCAGACATCATTCATTGCCATGATTGGCAGACAGCATTTATT GCTCCTCTGTACTGGGAGATATTTGTAAATAAAGGATTAAATTCAGCTAGGATATGCTTTACATGCCACAACTTTGAGTATCAGGGGACTGCAGCAGCTTCAGAGTTAGACTCATGCGGTCTTGTTAGCAAAAGTCTAAACAGATCAGATAGGATGCAGGACAACTCAGCACCTCATAAAGTTAATTCAGTCAAG GGTGGGATTGTTTTCTCAAACATTGTGACAACAGTTTCACCTACTTATGCCCAAGAAGTGAGAACTAAAGAG GGAGGGCATGGTCTCGATTCAACACTCTCTTCTCACTTCAGAAAGTTCATTGGTATTCTTAATGGTATTGATACTGATGCATGGAATCCTGCCAGTGATGTATTTCTTCCAGTTCAGTACAATGCAGCTGATCTGCAAGGGAAAGTAGAGAATAAGCAAGCCTTGAGAAGGAGACTAGGTCTTTCATCTGCAGATGTTACGAGGCCATTG GTTGGTTGTATAACAAGATTGGTTCCGCAAAAAGGTGTTCATCTTATTAGACATGCAATATATCTAACATTGGAGTTAGGAGGACAATTTGTTCTACTTGGTTCAAGTCCAGTTCCATCTATTCAG aaAGAGTTTGAGAGCATTGCCAACAAGTTTAAGAATCATGATCACGTAAGGTTGATATTGAAGTATGATGAACCTCTCTCTCATGAAATTTATGCTGCATCTGACATGTTCATCATTCCATCAATCTTTGAACCTTGCGGGCTAACACAG ATGATATCAATGAGATATGGTGCCATACCTATTGTCAGAAAAACCGGTGGCCTAAATGACAG TGTTTTTGATGTGGATGACGATACAATACCTTCACAGTTTCAAAATGGATTTACATTTGCGAATGCTGATGAGCAG GGATTGAAGGGTGCTTTGGTACGAGCATTGAATCTCTATAAGAACAATCCTGAGAGTTGGAAACAACTTGTTCAGAAGGATATGAACATAGATTTCAGCTGGGGAACATCAGCAGCACAATATGAAAAGCTCTACTCAATGTCTGTGGCAAGAGCGAGGGCAGCAAAACGTGCGTAA
- the LOC137809567 gene encoding probable starch synthase 4, chloroplastic/amyloplastic isoform X3, producing the protein MASKLSTSFVCWNLSGFNCVNRSNGNGRIVRVSFPASCKMRNRSTFSSLQNKRQQIKPSTEVGLRQNQVEEEDSVVSFNNDDSVDKTKETTAPSAEQLSSEQLEDFLGMIRKAEKNILLLNQARVRALKDLEKILVEKDALRGEINVLEIRLAETDAQIKLATEEKVHVELLEQQLEKLRNELVEKGSTEAVYEESRDLQNGDLRDAHPLSNKGISHALSKEFNSLRTENASLKNAIESFKTQFSIVKNNDGRLVALENERSSLESALKDLESKLCSQEDASKLSTLTVECKDLWGKVENLQSLLDKATKQADQAFIVLQQNQDLRRKVDKLETSLEEANIYKLSSEKLQNYNELMKQKIKLLEDRLQKSDQELNSYVQLYQNSVKEFQDTLDTLNLKEESKGRTAEEPVEDMSWEFWSKLLLLIDGWALEKKISVDDASLLREKVRRRERRICETFLAYEEESEHEAVSAFLGLLSSATSPGLHVIHITAEMAPVAKVGGLADVVTGLGKALQKKGHLVEIVLPKYDCMQYDRVCNLRALDVLIESHFDGQLYKNKIWVGTVEGLPVYFIEPLHPDKFFWRGEYYGEHDDFKRFSFFSRAALDFLLQTGKKPDIIHCHDWQTAFIAPLYWEIFVNKGLNSARICFTCHNFEYQGTAAASELDSCGLVSKSLNRSDRMQDNSAPHKVNSVKGGIVFSNIVTTVSPTYAQEVRTKEGGHGLDSTLSSHFRKFIGILNGIDTDAWNPASDVFLPVQYNAADLQGKVENKQALRRRLGLSSADVTRPLVGCITRLVPQKGVHLIRHAIYLTLELGGQFVLLGSSPVPSIQKEFESIANKFKNHDHVRLILKYDEPLSHEIYAASDMFIIPSIFEPCGLTQMISMRYGAIPIVRKTGGLNDSVFDVDDDTIPSQFQNGFTFANADEQGLKGALVRALNLYKNNPESWKQLVQKDMNIDFSWGTSAAQYEKLYSMSVARARAAKRA; encoded by the exons ATGGCGTCGAAGCTGAGTACGTCTTTCGTGTGCTGGAACCTGAGTGGTTTCAACTGCGTGAACCGCTCTAACGGCAATGGTAGGATAGTTCGAGTTTCGTTTCCAGCTTCTTGCAAAATGCGAAACCGCTCCACTTTCAG CAGTTTGCAGAATAAGAGGCAACAGATCAAGCCTTCCACTGAGGTAGGTCTCCGTCAAAATCAAGTCGAGGAAGAAGATTCAGTGGTTTCATTCAACAACGATGATTCTGTGGACAAGACAAAAGAAACGACGGCGCCTTCG GCTGAACAGTTGTCTAGTGAGCAACTTGAGGATTTTCTGGGCATGATAAGAAAAGCAGAGAAAA ACATTCTTCTTTTAAATCAGGCTAGAGTTCGTGCACTTAAAGATCTTGAAAAGATTCTTGTTGAAAAGGATGCATTGCGAGGAGAGATCAATGTCTTAGAGATTAGATTGGCTGAGACTGATGCACAAATTAAACTTGCCACCGAGGAAAAAGTACACGTGGAACTATTGGAGCAGCAGTTAGAAAAACTTCGTAATGAGTTGGTCGAAAAGGGAAGTACTGAAGCAGTATATGAAGAATCGCGTGACCTTCAAAATGGAGATTTGAGGGATGCACACCCTCTCAGTAATAAGGGTATTTCTCATGCCCTTAGTAAGGAATTTAATTCATTAAGGACAGAAAATGCATCTTTGAAGAATGCCatagaatcatttaaaacacaGTTTAGTATTGTCAAGAATAATGATGGACGTTTGGTGGCATTGGAAAATGAACGGTCATCTTTGGAATCGGCCCTAAAAGACTTGGAATCAAAACTATGTTCTCAAGAGGATGCATCAAAACTTTCTACACTTACAGTTGAATGCAAGGATTTATGGGGTAAGGTTGAAAATTTGCAATCATTGCTAGATAAAGCAACCAAACAAGCTGATCAAGCTTTTATTGTGCTGCAACAAAACCAGGATCTTCGGAGGAAGGTTGATAAATTGGAAACATCTCTTGAAGAAGCTAATATCTATAAGCTATCATCTGAGAAATTGCAAAACTATAATGAACTAATGAAACAAAAGATAAAACTATTGGAGGACCGTCTTCAAAAATCAGATCAAGAGTTAAATTCTTATGTTCAGCTATATCAAAACTCAGTAAAGGAATTTCAAGATACACTTGATACTCTGAATCTGAAAGAAGAAAGCAAGGGAAGGACAGCGGAAGAACCAGTGGAAGATATGTCATGGGAATTTTGGAGTAAACTGTTACTTCTAATTGATGGTTGGgcgttagaaaagaaaatatcagTGGATGATGCAAGTCTTCTGAGAGAAAAGGTGAGAAGAAGAGAAAGGCGTATTTGTGAAACATTTCTGGCATACGAAGAAGAGAGTGAACATGAGGCTGTTTCTGCATTTCTTGGTCTTTTATCATCTGCAACAAG TCCAGGATTACATGTGATTCATATTACAGCAGAGATGGCACCAGTGGCTAAG GTTGGTGGTTTGGCGGATGTTGTCACTGGTCTAGGTAAAGCACTGCAAAAGAAAGGACACCTTGTCGAAATTGTGCTTCCCAAATATGATTGTATGCAATATGATCGTGTCTGCAACTTAAGG GCTTTGGATGTGCTCATTGAATCACACTTTGATGgtcaattatataaaaataaaatatgggtTGGCACTGTTGAAG GTCTTCCTGTTTATTTCATTGAGCCCCTCCATCCTGATAAGTTCTTTTGGAGAGGAGAATATTATGGCGAGCATGATGATTTCAAACGATTTTCATTTTTTAGCCGTGCTGCTCTTGATTTTCTTCTGCAAACTGGCAAGAAGCCAGACATCATTCATTGCCATGATTGGCAGACAGCATTTATT GCTCCTCTGTACTGGGAGATATTTGTAAATAAAGGATTAAATTCAGCTAGGATATGCTTTACATGCCACAACTTTGAGTATCAGGGGACTGCAGCAGCTTCAGAGTTAGACTCATGCGGTCTTGTTAGCAAAAGTCTAAACAGATCAGATAGGATGCAGGACAACTCAGCACCTCATAAAGTTAATTCAGTCAAG GGTGGGATTGTTTTCTCAAACATTGTGACAACAGTTTCACCTACTTATGCCCAAGAAGTGAGAACTAAAGAG GGAGGGCATGGTCTCGATTCAACACTCTCTTCTCACTTCAGAAAGTTCATTGGTATTCTTAATGGTATTGATACTGATGCATGGAATCCTGCCAGTGATGTATTTCTTCCAGTTCAGTACAATGCAGCTGATCTGCAAGGGAAAGTAGAGAATAAGCAAGCCTTGAGAAGGAGACTAGGTCTTTCATCTGCAGATGTTACGAGGCCATTG GTTGGTTGTATAACAAGATTGGTTCCGCAAAAAGGTGTTCATCTTATTAGACATGCAATATATCTAACATTGGAGTTAGGAGGACAATTTGTTCTACTTGGTTCAAGTCCAGTTCCATCTATTCAG aaAGAGTTTGAGAGCATTGCCAACAAGTTTAAGAATCATGATCACGTAAGGTTGATATTGAAGTATGATGAACCTCTCTCTCATGAAATTTATGCTGCATCTGACATGTTCATCATTCCATCAATCTTTGAACCTTGCGGGCTAACACAG ATGATATCAATGAGATATGGTGCCATACCTATTGTCAGAAAAACCGGTGGCCTAAATGACAG TGTTTTTGATGTGGATGACGATACAATACCTTCACAGTTTCAAAATGGATTTACATTTGCGAATGCTGATGAGCAG GGATTGAAGGGTGCTTTGGTACGAGCATTGAATCTCTATAAGAACAATCCTGAGAGTTGGAAACAACTTGTTCAGAAGGATATGAACATAGATTTCAGCTGGGGAACATCAGCAGCACAATATGAAAAGCTCTACTCAATGTCTGTGGCAAGAGCGAGGGCAGCAAAACGTGCGTAA